The sequence ATACAGTGCAAACATCTCCAAACACAAGGGGCAGACATACTCTAAAAAGTGTGCGTCACCAtggcaacagactacaaacatCCTGACCCTGTAGTCAGAAAGGGCTTGTCTGTACTCTGCAACCAAAGATGGCCAATAACTTTTCTCCACAGCTCGGGGTCTTCCATGCCTGCTGGAGGAGACTGAGCACACCGCGGTCATTACCAGGATACTGaccttgtttgttccctccgttcAGCAGAGGACTGAGCAGCAGCTGCAGTGTAGCTGGAGAGCCCAGGCTGTTCAGAAGATGCAGGATGTTGGGTTCGGGTAGAAGGCCGTTCCCACGATTTAATGCCTTCGAAAGGGAAGAAAATTAAGAAGAGAAGACCCACTATACACAGTTTCCAGAAACCTCACCGATTGCTTTGTGCGCACTCACCGTTGCTTGCGCTGCAATCAATGCCGCCAGCATGCTCCTTCCTGTAGGTCCCGGAGCACAGAAGGAGACCCGGACGTGTCCTCCAGCCACCGTAGAGTTATCCATCTGCTGCTGGACCACTTCAGCCACCATATCAGAGGCGTATTCAACTACCGCAAAGCCTTTAAACTGACCGTCCTGTCCATAAGCCAGCTGAAAAGAGAAAGGGTCAGTGAAGTCTCAAATCGCTAAAGAACATTTAGCCATAAATGTCCGATAGTCCCTGCAGCTCTCGAGAACGAGGCCACTCTTCTATAGAAGTGCCGGATATCGTCAAGCACACTTACTCAGCTATTTCCAAAACTCCCAAAGTAGTGAACGGAGCCGTGTGCAGCCCTCATCACTGAACTCCTGACGGCTCATAAAACACTCCTTTAATTCAGATCATCAGTttaatcatttagctataattcaTGAGCCGTCAGGAGCTCAGGTATAATCTACACATCTGGCTGTCAGCAATTCTGACAGATTCAGAGCAACAGAACAGCATTACTCCTCCCCCCCTCCATGACATCTATTGATTTCTGCTTCAGACTGAAACTGCCAGATGTGTAGCccttctctgaactcctgaccgcTCATATaatcagctaaggctactttcacactagcgttaatatttttccggtattgagatccatcataatggggacaaaacgcaaCTGCACAGAACGGAgttctccaaaatgcattccgttctcataccagtGAGCAAGACAGATCAATCATGAccaacaatgcaagtcaatggggacggatcagttttctctgacacaatagaaaacagatccatccccattgactttcagtggagttcatgacggatccgtcttggttatgttaaagataatacaaccgtctgcatccgttatgaacggatccggttgtattatcagtaacggaagagtttttgctgaaccctgccggatccagtaaaaaaatctagtgtgaaagtggcctaaatcATCAAACTTGTTTATGAGCTGCTAGGAACTCAGAAATAAGGACTACACATTGAGCCAAAAGAGCAGTTCTCTGATGGATTCATTGAGGGAGAAGCAACAGTCAGATACACAagtggaagaaaaaataaaaaataaatatataaaaaaggaaaaaccctttaattttaaatttttttgtcctTCTAATGGACGTGGAGCAGAATACTTCAGAACAACTTACATAAAGCTTTGAAAGTCACAGCACATACAGGACACGATGGCCAGAGCCTATGGCGGCAGGAAAGAAGGGCGGACCTCAGTGCTGCTGCCGGATTCTCTGCACCCCGCAGCTCCATACACAACACCGGAACTTTTGACAGTCCGATACTCTGAATGGAGTGGAAGTGTGCACTCGACCACTGCGCTCATCAgtgtgggtcccagtgatcaGACTGTCACCAACTTACCAGCCATCTTAGGGATGGGGATAGCAGGTCACGATGGGAACGAGCCTACTTAGCGTCATCCGCGATGCTAGGTTCATTCCCGTTGCAGCCTGCGCTTGGCTGAATCCCCGCCCCGGTTGCTGAATGTTTTGATCCacgcgacagggagatgcagcggcagccatcagaagcgacgcgggtgTCGGGGAGCAGGGCAAGTATAACTAGTATGAGGGGCCGGGCCATTACAGGGGTGGCATAACCCCTTTGAATTTATAAAAgcagcacctggatttgaatacttgTTTAAGTGCATGTAATTAAAGATCATACCTACTTAGGTATTCCCCACCTCCTGCAGTTTGCTGGTTTTCCAGTTTCTCAGTCCTGCTCATTgatgtggtcgcacatgctcagttctatcctactGCAAACAAGACATCCTCTGAACGTACTccgctattttcagcagtcccatggAGACAAATGGAGGACAGCTGTGGGTGCCTGGCTGCCTTCTGGAGATGGGtgcagtcccagaggtgggacccacacctactagATATTGacagcatatcctagtgataacgccacccctttaatgaaggatattacatcatgtacctttctaatgggTGTTTGCAGGAGTGCTCCTTTAAAAGGGGTCGTGCCACTTCAGCAGACGACATTTATgacgtagagaaagttactaatgTATGGCAATTCTCCACgtggcctcctttgctggctggattcatttttccaactCGTACACCTTTtttcccatggttacgaccaccctctaATCATGCAGTGGTGGTcaggcttgcacactataggaaaaagcaccagcacttgcagggtggtcgtaaccatggagacaggcagtgtataatgggatggaaaaaggaatccaaccagcaaaggaggcaatatggacactcACAATACACTAGTAATTTTCTGCTGAGGAGACAAACCATTTAAAGGAGtggtccaggattttaatattgaaggCGCATCATCAATACCTGATCAGCGGTGATCCGACATCCCACTCCTCAACAGTTTGAGCGCAGCTCTGAGGCAGTCGGTGCAGAAACTACACAGCTTTGTTCAGTGGACGGTGCATGGAACTGCAGTGATTCACTGGTCGCCGGGAGTCCTACCCCCaccgatccgatattgatgaccaatcctgaggacagatcagagcaccgcccctttaacatcttATACTCGCCCCTTTCTCCATGGGGGAGAGGACTTGCTGTCAAAAAAAGGGGTTTCAGCAATGTGTGAACGGCGAGGACCCGACAGCCAGCGCTCCACTGATCAGCAGTAACCCGGAATGGACACTACACTTTGTAGGCAGTTGACAGTGGAAGCTCCAGtccagctgatcagtggtggtgccaAGTGTTGGACCCCTATCACTGATGGtggaagcctggaaaacccctctaaCACAAgttcaatgtttccctatggggacCATCACAAAGTCTGACCAGATACCAGACTTTGCGGTGGTCTGCCCTGGTGTCTCACCCTAGACACTGGGCAGAAACCATTAGTAAAGTGTCACCCACCTGACAGAAGGAAGGTGCGCAGACTTTGGAGAAGGCCTCCTTCAGCTGGCTGGGGTCGCACTCCTGCAGGTGGTCCACACACAGGCAGCGGGAGTGCAGCAGGTCATAGGTGAGCTGGCAGACATCCGACCAGTGGACATACAGCGTGCGGGAGCCCAGCTGTCGGCCCAGCAGGTCAGACTTGGCTCGGGAGGCAGAGTCCTTCTTCATATACTCCACAAACCCATAGCCCTTTGGCTGCCCGGTCACCCCGCTGTATACCAAGAAGCACCGCTCCAGATTACCGAATGGGCGGACCAGGTCCTCGAACTGCTGCTGGGTGTAGCCGGATGGCAAGttggcaatgcagagcagggcatCCGTAGGCTGCAGCTGGACAGAAATCTCACGCTCTCGGAGGCGGGTTCGGTGGAAGCGGCGGATGGCACATTCTGCCTGGTCCCCATTCAGTAGAGTCACAAAGGCTGCAGGAGGGAGACAGAAGAGAACTCTGGAGTAAGCAGATCTCAGGCCAGCACAAAGCAGGCACACGCACCAGTGACCCGCAGGTCACACACCGCCAAAGGACGTACAACCAGCTGTGACAACACAGGTCGCTCCACCTGTGACCCCAGGTCTATACCCTCAGATGCTCATCTGCACCCACCTTCCATGATGCAGAGGTCAACCATATGGAGATCTTCCAGAGCAATCTGTCAGCGCCTAGCAATGGGGGGGGACGGGGGACCTGGCACCGCAATATATAAAACCCTTAAAGCATGGCGGCTCTGTGGTTAGCACTGCGGGTCCTGGGTTCATATCTGACCATGATCATCATCAGCATGGAGTCTGGATGTTCTCCCCTGTGCAAGTATCCTCCAAGGCAAACTGGTTTCCTGTGGAGATGAACCTGACGGGTGCCAGGTCCACATCAGACCGTCCCTGCGCCTCGAGTgccttgtgtttttttaattcagataGACCCAGTTTTCCGGTAATCGTTCCAAGAACAGACCTGGCGCAGTTTTGGAAACTGGGCAGCAAAAACCCTCGACTGCATAAACCGCGGCACGGCCTCCCATTGAATCCACGCCCCCAGAACCGCAGATCAAGGCCATTAGCGGCACATGCCGTAGTACTAAGGCAAGGGTCCACACTGCTTAGTGGTGCCATAGTATTACAGCGTGGGAACCCGCCGCctgtattaggctgccctcaccgaCTTCAGCGGGCTGTTACTTCTGAGACGCCAGTCGGCACTTTTACAGTATTGGCATGCTGAACCTTGCAGTGCGCCACAGGAAAGAAACCCGCCGGTCGTGGTCAGGAGGGCAGACTGCTCTCCATCCCTGCGGGGTTCAGCAGGTCAGTACTAGAAGAGCCGACATCCCGCTGAAACCAGTTAGGcaaatactccagagctgcagtgcACTGGGCCTACTGCCGGAGCCTGATCCCCCCCAGTGGTCAGGACCATACAGCCCCCCCCCGGGTCAGAAGAGGAAACAAGCACTTACCGGTCCCTTTGTATTTATCCACGAAGCAGTACTTCAGCTCGTAGTCCCCCAGCAGACCGTTCACCTCCTGGAGGAGCAGAAGGAAAACCAGGTCAAGATGGCCGCCCgacagcagccaatcacagggcgGCTTACATTTATTAAAGGCCTCTAACAGAagtgattggtcgctatgggcaaagACAGTTTTATAAATCCTTTCGCCCCCCCCCAAAACTAAAAGCCAGACTCCTTAAAATGGTCGTCCAAGATTTTGAAAAACAATGAGCACAAGACCGCGTTCACACAGGAAAACCACGTCTATAGGAAGCCACAACTGCAACCGTGAGATCGGTGAAAAACGCTGTGTCAATCCTTAAAGGGGGATTCCACAGGATCAGCGCGGTCTGAATGTGCGGACCCCCGGCAGTTTACACTGTAAACCCGCACCGGAAATCtcaactgaaaaaataaataaatatatataaagcgGCCCCCTCACGTGCCGCCCCGAAACTGTACTGTAGAGGCAACTTACCGTCCACCTACCTgcccgctgcagccaatcgcagCCCCCATCCCCCCCGGTAATGGTTTCCTTACATTATCGCAGGTCCTGCTCCTGCACCATTTTGTAAAAACACGACTACATCCGTtttcaggaaagctgggtgaccaccaaCATGGCCGACATGTTAGCCCCCATCATCCACCCGCCGGTCAGGGGTCTGGGTGACCACCATGTGTCACCTAGCAGGGGCAGATCACGTTCACACTCGCCTTTTAGAAGCCTCCTGCGCCCTCAGGCCTATTTTTACTGAGGGGCCGGATAGGAATAGCCCAGCAGCTGTCAGCGGGCGCACGTGCCCGACGCTTCTGGAAGAGCTACTTCACCCACAGCCGGGGGACCCCTACACGAGCTGCGGAGGGCCCCCCTGCCCTGAGAGCATCAATGCACCCCGGGGCGATGGCATGTAGCACACGGGTGCCACTGGAATTCACCCATTGTCAGGAGGCCACCGAGAGGGGCACAGGGAGATCACAGGACAGCATGACACAGCAGAGCCGGGCGCGCGGGGCTCAGACACTATACAGTCAGATATAAGATATTGGGGGGGCAACATTATAAACTGCCAGAAAATCACTAGTTTTGGGGGTTATACCATTGTGGGAAGAGCATGGGGGGGGTGAAGTAGTCACCTGCGGGGCACATCAGCTGATACTAAGCAGTTACTGGATACacacacctctccccccccccataataaaTGGTGCAGCTCATGAATTATTCATTAGAAAGGTCACACAATGACTGTCTAGTAATGGAGCTCCCCTTTAAATAACTATATACATGTGAGTAGCCGTAGAGTGCGTTCAGACCTTGCGGTTTGGCATGCGTTAAAACGCATGCCAAAGTGATAACGGACTATCAgctacaacacacacacacacacctggttGGTGACGTCTCCCGGGAGCCCCTTGATGAGGATCTTCCTGCGGTTCTTCACCTCCCTCTTCATCCGCTCCACCCGGCTCCGGATCTCGTGCGGTTCCAGTCGCTTCTCCCTCTCGTCCTCCTTCACGAACACCTCCTCGTcgtcgctgctgctgctgtcctcttTAGCTCCCCAGGAGCCTCCAACGGACACGGCGGCAGCCATCTTGACAGAAGGCTTTTCGGTCCTACCTGAGCAGAGTGAGCACAACACTGAAGCCGAGCTCTCATTGGTCGAGTTTAAACCGACCGGCCAGGTTCGCTCCGATTGGTCGCTTCGGACGCCGCCCCGCCCCTCGCGGCCGTTCCCTTGGCTACGGGGGAGGGGCTGTCTTCGTGACGTCACTAGGCTCATGGGAACTTTTTAGAAGCGCAAGCTGTCTGAGTCTGGAAACGCGGGTGATGCGGGTGTGACCGACTGACCGCTGCTGCTGACGTCCGGGGGGGGCTCTGGAAGCTTGTGTCCCGCGGCGGTGCCGCACGAGCCCGGGTCACGTTTCATCTGAATGTGCAGTTTCATGGGAACTCTTCTCAACTGAGCGCAAAATCTAATAAGCCACGTTCACACGGGTCGGGTTTAGGGGCGGATTATGCGCTAAAATCCAATGCAAGTCAGttagcagggccgatcctagggtcacaggcgcctgggtgcagaaatatttctggcgcccccacatgggcgtggttatcttactaactcctcccctttacaatgtagtggtaatagagtctcaagggtctataaaagcagctacactatttttacaaagcattgaaactctattaacactactatcaacataaggtcatctagagaaaccgtaggtttttatttatttttttctttctctttaggtgttaaaacataactttaattagattgctctaacacctaaatgggaaaaataagaattttaaaaacctgctttttctagtctagatgaccttatgttaatagttaatagtagtgttaatagagtctcaaaggtctgtaaaaatagtgtagctgcttttatagaccattgagactctattaccactaccataaacataaggtcatctagagaaacagcaggtttttaaaataatttgggggatctgtggatgacacattgttatgggagatctgtggatgacacattgttatgggggacctgtggatgacacattgttatgggggacctgtggataacacacactgttatgggggacattatacaggggtaatataactgaggggtatcaggtaaattatacagggggtaatataactaaggggtatcagggtacactatacaggggtaatataagttatattacccctgtataataatgtcccctgataccccttagttatattacccctgtataataatgtacactgataccccttagttatattaccccgccctgtatattttaacctgatacccctcagttatattatataactgaggggtatcagggtacattatacagaggtaatataactaaggggttatctatcagggtacattatacaggggtaatataagtgaggagggctatatcagggacataatacaggggtgaggggtaagataagttatattacccctgtataatgtctgatagtagcctagccctcctcagttatattacccctcatgtaccctgatacccctagttatattaccccctgtataatttaccctgatacccctcagattatatattatataactgatgggtatcagggtaatacaggggacaacagaggattcgtagcactgtgggacagggggggtacatacttctttttttatatgccctcaccagctagcaggcggccaggcgcgcagggtactcagatgtagcgtaacgtgacgtgacgtgacctcagcctgcgccgcacagcacgcactccctctctgcctccggcgggtccaaaactccgcccccctatttgaatactagccaccgcccaccggcagcccacagccaggtattgtaaatgaactgggcgggcggcgtcagccagcaaaacagcgggggaatcagctgggggccggcacagctgagtgagcgggcattataaaataaaaagtcccggcggctcgctcggcgcctttcgggtgacagcgctggggtgcggggcacccactgcaccccgtgtaggatcggccctgtcaGTTAGGGTTTTCACACGGGTGCATCAATTCTATGCCAAAAATGTAGGCGAtacagtcaggggcgtagctacaaatgcatgggccccatttgtgccatccacagatccccctcccctaaacagtgccatccacagatccccctcccctaaatagtgccatccacagatgcccctcccctaaacagtgccatccacagatccccctcccctaaatagtgccatccacagatccccctcccctaaacagtgccatcaacagatccccctcccctaaatagtgccatccacagatccccctcccctaaacagtgccatccacagatccccctcccctaaacagtgccatccacagatccccctcccctaaatagtgccatccacagatgcccctcccctaaatagtgccatccacagatgcccctcccctaaacagtgccatccacagatccccctcccctaaacagtgccatccacagatgcccctcccctaaacagtgccatccacagatccccctcccctaaatagtgccatccacagatgcccctcccctaaacagtgccatccacagatccccctcccctaaacagtgcaatcaacagatccccctcccctaaatagtgccatccacagatccccctcccctaaacagtgccatccacagatccccctcccctaaacagtgccatccacagtatcaggtgcctctctccccccccccccatgtgccagtatcaggtgccaacccccctcccccatgtgccagtatcaagtgccccccgctccccccatagcagtaacagtcgggtatttaaaaaaaaaatgataatccctgctctgtatgtccatatatggagtcagtgcttgtatttcagtaaaggtttctgctgggattcgaaccctcgaccttctgtatcagaggtaaagcatctaaccacaagaccataggagatgccttgctgctgactgaagaaaaaaaaaaaaaaaaaaaaaaaaaaaaaggacttctactgttatagctggctaagtgtacatctatacacatgacagctgctcatatatagagatatagcagtgctgagtgtgctgggatagctgtcacatagagatatagcagtgctgggtgtgttggggcagctgtcatgtgtatagatgtacagctataacagtagaagtctcatattttttcaatcagtagcaatgcctcctttatggctgtgagggttaatgctttgccactgatacattggaggttgtgggttcgaatcccagacacatcaggagactttagaatacagtaagattagatcacattagcgagggggcctgaacattaagaccgctgctgtgaaggggccctgaacagtaagacatcgatatttaactaactcgaaaataaactgtcgggccccgaagcagctgcttccccggtagttacgctgcctgtgtgttaataaaaaaaaactgaatacgggcccccagtggcgtagggccccatagccgttgctatggcgatccctacgccactggatacagttgtgtgcatggggcctagggGGTGCGTTCACATGGGCCCCAAAACATAGGATGTGCCCTCAGCCCATAGAAGTCAGTTGGTCcataaaagatgcggatagctctCCGAGTGCAGGCTGCATCCATAGGTCCATTCCGCGGCCGTGCaaataatatagaacatgtcctatttttgtcagttttgcggacagtTCTCTAGAGGGCAGGACGCTAACGCATATGGTCGGCATCCGTGATCCGCAATTTGTAGACTGCAAAAATGGCAACGGCCTTGTgcattttacggtccgcaaaaaatatggatgacgtccgtgtacattccgtattttgcggaacggaacagctggcccctaatagaacagtactatccttgtccgtaatgcggacaataataggacatgatctatttttttgtggaacggacatacggacaaggaatgcacacggctccattcacacgtccgcaaaatgtgtccgcatccgttccgcaattttgcggaacgggtgcggacccattcattctctatggggacggaatggatgcggacagcacacagtgtgctgtctgcagccgcaattgtggAGCGCTGCCCCGATTTTGTGTCCGCAgcgccgcaaaaagatagagcatgtcctattcttgtccgcagcttgcggacaagaataggcatttctatgggggtgacgggctggtgtgttgcggacccgcaatttgcgggtccgcaacacaccacggacgtgtgaatgtagccttacttctgtttttaaaaaccggaacggacacggaaagaaaatacatcgtgtgcatggggcctgaaTCTGAGGCTCATCCTTGGATTTCTGGCGCTTGGTATCTGATGTGTGAACGTGGCCCTAAGGCTCGGAGCGCCACCGCGACTTCTAGGTTCAGGCTACACGGAAACTTTGGACACCTAACATCACAGGGAGACTGTGCGTGTGTGGAGAGGCGACATAACGCAACGCGGCCATCAAAATAAAATCCAAACTGCCGAGTCTGTGGCCGCGGTTTGCAAGTTGCTGCCGATCTGGAATGGCAGACGGATCACAGGCTTGTCATGTCACCAGAACCACTCCTCATGCAGGACCCGTGATCATTTTTGGGCCCAACCTGCAAAAAGAAATTGGTCATGGAagacaattgtaacaaaccctcagctgtgagaaggtctgtgcccatagcaaccagtcagattccacccttcattttaggttactttcacactggcgtttctgggtccgcctgtgagatcggtttcagggctctcacaatcggtccaaaacggatcagttcagccccaacgcattctgaatggataaggatccgctcagaatgcatcagtttggctgcgttttgtCTCTGTTGCGCTTTTCAGGCgaacactaaaacgcagcttgcagcattttgattTCCGCCTGACTAtacagagccaaactgatccgtcctgacttacaatgtaagtcaatggggacagatccatttttcactgacacaatatggtgcaattgaaaacggatccgtcccccattgactttcaatgtaaggctactttcacactggcgtttctggatccgcctgtgagatccgttcagggctctcacaagcggcccaaaacggatcattttagccccaatgcattctaaatgaataaggatctgttcagcctccattccactctggaggcggacaccaaaacgctgcttgcagcgttttggtgtccgtctgacgaaactgagccaaacggatccgtcctgacttacaatgtaagtcaatagggacggatccgttttcactgacacaatatggtgcaattgaaaacggatccgtcccctattgagttTCAgtgtaagggcactttcacactagcgtttttcttttccggcacaaagttccgtcctaggggctctataccggaaaagaactgatcacttttatccccatgcattctgaatg is a genomic window of Bufo bufo chromosome 1, aBufBuf1.1, whole genome shotgun sequence containing:
- the RAVER1 gene encoding ribonucleoprotein PTB-binding 1 → MAAAVSVGGSWGAKEDSSSSDDEEVFVKEDEREKRLEPHEIRSRVERMKREVKNRRKILIKGLPGDVTNQEVNGLLGDYELKYCFVDKYKGTAFVTLLNGDQAECAIRRFHRTRLREREISVQLQPTDALLCIANLPSGYTQQQFEDLVRPFGNLERCFLVYSGVTGQPKGYGFVEYMKKDSASRAKSDLLGRQLGSRTLYVHWSDVCQLTYDLLHSRCLCVDHLQECDPSQLKEAFSKVCAPSFCQLAYGQDGQFKGFAVVEYASDMVAEVVQQQMDNSTVAGGHVRVSFCAPGPTGRSMLAALIAAQATALNRGNGLLPEPNILHLLNSLGSPATLQLLLSPLLNGGNKQGLLGAAPAMSLLANPALSTALLQLVLQAQTATQKPRILGDSPLAALYGALGLSPQITPPPGKTLLPELGLGIPSDLGTPALQQFLGPQAPEWDSPPPTPVLASMLGGLPKTSESGISLLGEPPRDLNIHSGPYMNFHSRIPSTGSVGASNKQASYKQKGSRVPLASLQESMLAPTEGYPYDIQAELHPRAFSQSRDHIVPSLSAYEPRNKISLPSRFRERSSSMPAPLPPFTGGSPTSYFTSGLQAGLQQTHMNKALSRRPSSPGGVPLEYEDRSLPSGNACKTPIGAQKRGFSHLIPSPEPSPEGGYVGQHSQGLGGHYADSYMKRKRIF